TGAATTTGCTTGTGTTTTCATAAGAAAATTATACCAGAAAAACCGCATAAAAGCTAGTGTTTATGCGGTTTCAGGGGCTTTCGGGAGATAAATATTTCAGGAGATTTGTCGCTCAAAAACTTCCTCTCGCTTGAGCTTTTTCTCCAATTTTGCTCCTTCAATTAAATAGGATAATTCTTTGGTTTTAAGAACCATGGTGGCGGTGTCTCCCTTTGCCGGCCAGCGAAAATGTCCGCGCTCTAAACGTTTGAAATACAGCCAGAATCCATCGCTGTCCCATTCCAGGATTTTTATTCTGTTCCGTTGTCGATTGCAGAATACAAACAGCGCGGCTGAAAATGGATCGAGGGAAAAGCTGTCTTTAACCAGGGCCATAAGCCCGTTGATAGATTTTCTCATATCCGTATGTCCGCAGCATATGTATACGGGTTTATTATCGCTCCACCTCATTACAGGATCCTCAA
This genomic stretch from Phosphitispora fastidiosa harbors:
- the tnpB gene encoding IS66 family insertion sequence element accessory protein TnpB (TnpB, as the term is used for proteins encoded by IS66 family insertion elements, is considered an accessory protein, since TnpC, encoded by a neighboring gene, is a DDE family transposase.), coding for MRWSDNKPVYICCGHTDMRKSINGLMALVKDSFSLDPFSAALFVFCNRQRNRIKILEWDSDGFWLYFKRLERGHFRWPAKGDTATMVLKTKELSYLIEGAKLEKKLKREEVFERQIS